The genomic segment TTCGTTGGAATCGGCACCGAATTGGGCGATGACCTGGTCCTTGACGCCGAGGATGAGGTTGTGGTGTTCCCACTGCGTGGCGATCGCCGCATCGCGTGCGGCGTCGAGTGCATTCTGCGCGCGCAGCTCGACTTCCTCGGCGGCGCGCATCGCGTCGTAGCGGGCCGTCACCGTTGCCAGGCTGTACGTCTGGTTGGCCGGGCTGTAGCCGGCGATCGCCTTGAGCGCGAGAAAGGCCTCTTCATCGGCCTGTCTGGTTTCCTGCGGCAGACGGACTGTTTCGTTCTTTGCCATGTCACTCCCCCCACGAAGATGAAGTCACGAGGGACGGATTGCCCCTCTGCGAAGATGGTAGGTTGCCGCCGGCAGTCGTGTCAATGCGCCGCCGGGCTGACGAACCCGGCAGCGACTCTCCATGCCGAGAAGCGAATGAGGGCGCGTGCCGTTGCGGCCGAAGCTTGCAGGCAAGCGCACGCAGAGGCGCCAAGCGCATAGGGACGGCGCCGGCGAAGCTTGCGCGGGCTCCGGCTGAGCGAAGGCTTGGCCGTCTGGATGCATCAGCGACCTGATGTTGTGCGACGTCTTGCTGCGGGCTTGCGAGTCTCACTCGTGATGGAATCCGGCCGCTCAGCGAGGCGACCCGTAACGTACTTGTGCAAGACGCTGGCACATTGTCAGCAGCGACCCGAGAGGCGCAACCACCGCGCATCAGCCGCGGCGGTCGGATGCGCCCCATCCAGCCATGACGCGCGACCGCCGTCGGCTGCATGCGTGGCTCATGCTCCTTGGTTGGCCTGCAGCAAGCCGTCGAGACTGGCCAGGTCGCCCAGGACCCAGAGTTGGGCAATTCGTGGCCCTGCGAACTCGAACAGTGCCGCCCCCAGCCAGTACACGGATTTGCCGGTGGGTGCGTAGCCGCGAAAGACCCCGACGTGTCGGCCCGAGAAGCGCATCTGAGCGAAGGCGCGATTGCCCTCGCTGACGCACTCCAGGATCTCGCAGCGGTAGTCGGCGAGCGCGGACCGGACTGCGCCGACGTAGGCCACGAAACCAGCGCGCCCCTGCACTTCAGCCCCCAGCGAGCCGCGGAAGACAAATGCCTCGCTCAGCAGCTCGCGCGCAGCTTCGACCTTGCCGCAATTCCAGATCTGCTCATAGAACGCAGCAACCAAGGGGGGCGTGCTCATCTTGTTCGGGTTCGCTTGTCGGCAGGAGGTGCGGTCGCAATCCTGCTTGACGCACAGCCTTGGCGCAGCGTGGGGTTTCGCTCCGGCAGGGGATGAGGTGCCACGTCCTTTCCCCCGCCGTCGTCGATGCGCTGTGCTCGGGCGGGCGCCGAACTACTTGCCGGCCTTGCCACTGCGGGCCGGCGCCTTGCGCTCGGATTTTTCCTGCGCCA from the Accumulibacter sp. genome contains:
- a CDS encoding ester cyclase yields the protein MSTPPLVAAFYEQIWNCGKVEAARELLSEAFVFRGSLGAEVQGRAGFVAYVGAVRSALADYRCEILECVSEGNRAFAQMRFSGRHVGVFRGYAPTGKSVYWLGAALFEFAGPRIAQLWVLGDLASLDGLLQANQGA